A window of Nitrospiria bacterium genomic DNA:
GACGGCCTTGACTTCATCCGGAGTCCAGACGAAATACTTTCCTTCCTCGCCCTCCGAGTCGGCGTCGGTGGAGGAGTAAAAGCCGCCTTCCGGCGAGGTCATCTCGCGGATTTCGTAATCCAGGATCTCGGTCGCGATCCGTTTGTAGAACGGCTCCTCGGTGACCTGATAGGCTTCCAGATAGATTCGGGCCAGCAGCGCATTGTCGTAGAGCATTTTTTCAAAATGCGGGACGAGCCATCGTTCATCGGTGGAGTAGCGGCAGAATCCGCCCCCGATCTGGTCGTACATGCCCCCTTGGGCCATCGCATCCAGCGTTCTCCGCACGAGGGCGAGCCATTCGGGATCTGCCGTGCGGCGGTGGACCCGCAGCAACAACGACAAGGCCGTCGAGGGCGGGAATTTGGGCGCGCCGCCGAATCCGCCATGAACAGGGTCGAACTCCCGCGCGAGCTGCGTCGCGGCCTGCTCGATGGCTTCGTCCCCCACCGCTTGGGCCGGGGCGGCGAGGACTTGTCCGCGGATATGTTCCGTGAGGGTTTCGCCCTGTTGCAACAACGCGGCGCGATTGGTTTTCCACAGGTCGGCGATCTTAAGGAGGATCGCGCCGAAACCGGGTCGGCCGTATCGATCCTCGGGCGGAAAGTAGGTCCCGGCAAAGAACGGCCGCTGGTCCGGCGAAAGAAAAACGGTCATCGGCCAGCCGCCGTGGCCGTTGTTCATCGCGACGGTCGCCGCCATGTAGATCTCGTCCAGGTCCGGCCGCTCTTCGCGGTCGACCTTGATATTGACGAAATGGTCGTTCATGATCCGGGCCGTCGCTTCATTCTCAAACGATTCGCGCTCCATGACGTGACACCAGTGGCAGGCCGAATATCCGATGCTGAGCAGGATCGGCTTGTCCTCGTCCTTGGCCTTGCGAAGCGCCTCCTCCCCCCACGGATGCCAGTCCACCGGGTTGTGCGCATGCTGAAGCAAGTAGGGGCTGGTCTGATGAATCAGGCGGTTGGTATGCCTATGCGTCGTGTCTTGCGTCATGGACTCAAGGATACCCTGCGCGGATTCGCTTGGTCAAGGATGGAAAGGGCTCCCGGTGCCTAGCCTTCCGGATCGTATTTAAGCCGGTAACCGATTCCGGGCTCGTTCATGAGAAATCGCGGGCGGGCGGGGTCTGATTCAAGTTTATGGCGGAGATGGGTCATGTGAACGCGCAGATATTGAACCTCGTTCTCCTGCGCGGGACCCCAAACTTCTCTGAGAAGCTGACGGTGGGTGATCACTTTGCCGGCGTGGCGAATCAAGACCGCCAGCAATTTGTACTCGATGGGGGTCAGGTGAACTTCCTTCTCATCGAGGTAGGCCTGCCGTTGCGCCAGATCCACCCGCAGATTATTCAGAATAAAGACCGGCTCGTTCTGATCCGCCCCCTTTCTGGCCGCGTGTCTCAGGGCGACGCGGATCCGGGCCAGAAGCTCGCCGGCGGTGAAGGGCTTCGTAAGATAGTCATCGGCGCCCGCGTCGAGCGCCCGGATTTTGTCCTGCTCCTGTTCCCGCGCGGATATCACGATCGCGGGTGTCCGTGTCCATTCCCGAAGCCGTCGGGTGATCTCCAGGCCGTCGAGATCCGGCAGCCCGAGATCGAGGAGAATCACATCGGGATTGCGCGTGGCGGCCTGGACAAGCCCTTCCTGCCCGGTCGCGGACTCGATGAGACGATAGCCCTGACTCTGGAGCGTGATCCGCAGAAAACGCCGCATTTGCGGCTCGTCCTCGATCAGCAAGATCAGCGGCTTTTCATCCGCCATCAGGAGCCTCGACCTTTTCTTCCCGCGGATTCGGCCCCGGCGGTCCTTCGAGAGGCAGAGTGAAACGGAATATCGCGCCGCCGCCGGGCCGGTTCTCGGCCCATATCCGGCCGCCGTGGGCCGTGACGATGGCCCGGCAGATGGACAAGCCCAGCCCGATGCCGCCCCCGGCGTCCGAACTGCGCGCGAATTTCTCGAAGATCCTCTCTTCGGCTCCCGGCGGGATGCCCGGACCGCGATCACCCAGTTCCACCCACAGGAGGTCTCCCTTCACCTCCGCGGAGAGTTCCAAGAGGCTTCCCTTCGGGGTATACTTCAGCGCGTTGTCCAGCAGATTCACCATGACCTGCTCGATCAGCAAAGGGTCGAAAGGAGCCAAGGGGAGATCTCTCGGCAAGCGGGTCGTCAGGGGGTGATCCTTGAGCCGGGCGGCCAGGCGGGTGAGCACCGCCGCAATGATCTCTTCGATCGACAGCCACTCCTTTTTCACGGTGATCGCGCCGGACTCGAGGCGGGTCATGTCGAGAACGTTTCGGATCATCTGATTTAAATGGTCCGCCTCTTCGGAAATGGTTTCGACCAGCTCCCGCTGACTGGATGGATCCAGAGTCACGTCGCGATCCAGGAGCGTCGTCGCGGCTCCGGTAATGGCGGCCAGCGGGGTTCGCAAATCATGGGAGACCGAACTCAGCAGGGTGTTGCGCAGGGCTTCCGTCTCGGCTTTCAAGA
This region includes:
- a CDS encoding response regulator, which produces MADEKPLILLIEDEPQMRRFLRITLQSQGYRLIESATGQEGLVQAATRNPDVILLDLGLPDLDGLEITRRLREWTRTPAIVISAREQEQDKIRALDAGADDYLTKPFTAGELLARIRVALRHAARKGADQNEPVFILNNLRVDLAQRQAYLDEKEVHLTPIEYKLLAVLIRHAGKVITHRQLLREVWGPAQENEVQYLRVHMTHLRHKLESDPARPRFLMNEPGIGYRLKYDPEG